In Microcoleus sp. AS-A8, one DNA window encodes the following:
- a CDS encoding polyribonucleotide nucleotidyltransferase: MVELDKSISFDGRDIRLKVGLLAPQAGGSVLIQSGDTAVLVTATRAQAREGIDFLPLLVDYEERLYAAGRIPGGFLRREGRPPEKVTLTSRLIDRPLRPLFPSWLRDDIQIVATTLSMDEQVPPDVLAVTGASIAVLQAKIPFYGPMAAVRVGLVGDDFIINPTYREIESGDLDLIVAGSPDGVIMVEAGANQLPEQDIIEAIDFGYEAVRDLIQAQRELMSALGIEVTIAEPPVGDSTLEQFIRDRATTQIKGILSQFDLDKHSRDTALDQIKANSVVAAIAELPEDEPLRVAATEDEKAVGKIFKEITKELMRRQIVEDGVRVDGRKLDEVRPVSCKVGLLPQRVHGSALFNRGLTQVLSTATLGTPGDAQKLDDLNPEEDKRYLHHYNFPPYSVGETKPMRSPGRREIGHGALAERAIVPVLPPQEDFPYVLRVVSEVLSSNGSTSMGSVCGSTLALMDAGVPLTKPVSGAAMGLIKEGDEIRILTDIQGIEDFLGDMDFKVAGTDTGVTALQMDMKITGLSMDVIADAIKQARPARLHILEKMLVALDKPRTELSPFAPRLLTMRIDPDLIGLVIGPGGKTIKGITEQTGAKVDIEDDGTITVSAVDGEKAKKAINIIQGMTRKLNEGDVYAGRVTRIIPIGAFVELLPGKEGMIHISQLADYRVGRVEDEVAVGDEVVVKVREIDSKGRVNLTRLGIHPDEAAAAREAATMT, translated from the coding sequence ATGGTAGAGTTAGACAAGTCAATATCCTTCGACGGACGGGATATTCGACTGAAAGTGGGTCTACTTGCCCCACAAGCCGGTGGTTCCGTGCTCATTCAGTCGGGGGACACGGCTGTTTTAGTGACAGCAACACGCGCCCAAGCCCGAGAAGGCATAGATTTTCTTCCCTTGTTGGTTGATTACGAGGAACGACTCTATGCAGCTGGTCGAATTCCAGGTGGATTTCTGCGGCGGGAAGGTCGTCCGCCGGAAAAGGTGACTCTGACGAGCCGTCTGATCGACCGTCCTCTGCGCCCCTTATTCCCCAGTTGGCTTCGAGATGATATTCAAATCGTAGCAACTACCCTGTCCATGGATGAGCAGGTACCACCCGATGTTTTGGCGGTAACCGGAGCTTCGATCGCAGTATTACAAGCCAAGATTCCATTTTATGGGCCGATGGCAGCCGTGCGAGTCGGTTTAGTCGGGGATGACTTTATCATCAACCCAACGTACAGAGAAATCGAGTCGGGAGACTTGGATTTGATCGTCGCCGGTTCCCCCGATGGCGTGATTATGGTAGAAGCCGGTGCCAACCAACTGCCAGAGCAGGATATTATTGAGGCGATCGACTTTGGCTACGAAGCCGTGCGGGACTTGATTCAAGCTCAGCGCGAGTTGATGAGTGCGTTAGGGATTGAGGTGACCATCGCCGAACCCCCTGTGGGAGATTCCACGCTGGAGCAATTTATCCGCGATCGCGCCACGACTCAAATCAAAGGGATTCTCTCGCAATTTGACCTCGACAAACACAGTCGGGATACCGCTTTAGACCAAATCAAAGCCAATTCGGTCGTGGCAGCCATTGCCGAATTACCCGAAGACGAACCGCTGCGAGTCGCGGCGACGGAAGATGAAAAAGCCGTCGGCAAGATTTTCAAAGAGATTACCAAAGAACTGATGCGCCGTCAGATTGTTGAAGATGGCGTTCGGGTCGATGGTCGCAAACTCGATGAAGTGCGCCCCGTCTCTTGTAAGGTCGGTTTATTGCCCCAGCGAGTCCATGGTAGTGCTTTGTTTAACCGGGGACTCACTCAAGTGTTATCCACGGCAACCTTGGGAACCCCAGGCGATGCCCAAAAGCTGGATGACCTCAACCCCGAAGAAGATAAGCGCTATCTGCATCACTACAATTTTCCGCCTTATTCTGTTGGGGAAACCAAACCGATGCGATCGCCGGGACGCAGGGAAATCGGTCACGGTGCTTTAGCCGAACGCGCTATAGTCCCCGTCTTACCCCCCCAAGAAGACTTTCCTTACGTCCTTCGGGTCGTATCGGAGGTGCTTTCTTCCAATGGTTCGACCTCGATGGGTTCGGTTTGTGGGTCTACCCTCGCCTTGATGGATGCTGGCGTACCCCTGACCAAGCCGGTGAGTGGCGCGGCAATGGGTCTGATTAAAGAAGGGGATGAAATCCGAATTCTCACCGATATTCAAGGCATTGAAGACTTTTTGGGTGACATGGATTTCAAAGTCGCCGGTACTGATACCGGGGTCACGGCTTTGCAAATGGACATGAAAATCACCGGCTTGTCGATGGATGTGATTGCCGACGCCATTAAGCAAGCCCGACCGGCGCGACTGCATATCCTGGAAAAAATGCTCGTCGCCCTGGACAAACCCCGTACAGAGTTGTCGCCTTTCGCGCCTCGTCTGCTGACGATGAGAATCGATCCAGACCTGATTGGTCTAGTGATTGGGCCTGGTGGTAAGACCATCAAGGGAATTACCGAGCAAACCGGTGCTAAGGTCGATATTGAAGATGACGGTACGATTACCGTTTCTGCGGTCGATGGTGAGAAGGCGAAAAAGGCGATTAACATCATTCAAGGCATGACCCGGAAGCTGAATGAAGGGGATGTCTATGCCGGTCGCGTCACCCGGATTATTCCCATTGGTGCCTTTGTGGAATTGCTGCCTGGGAAAGAAGGCATGATTCACATTTCTCAACTCGCTGACTATCGCGTGGGTCGAGTAGAGGATGAGGTAGCGGTCGGGGATGAAGTTGTGGTCAAAGTTCGAGAAATTGACAGCAAAGGGCGCGTCAATCTCACTCGTTTAGGCATTCACCCAGACGAAGCCGCAGCAGCGCGGGAAGCGGCAACGATGACCTAG
- a CDS encoding tetratricopeptide repeat protein, whose product MATLQQSLDTDFVESSGLSGEKAWERLTELVGTERLSRHNLWKQHLVSQLCEWLGYQPLGLEFVGRYLAENPNLSWGKMLKQLQAQRLEEEAINPSELGIQATLNTAHGGVKAAFELIWQSLDPTTQQVGEFLSLFAPEMIPWQLVEFASKQLSWGKADLNRAKQQLYKWQLIQSVENSKNSYKIHPLIREFIQAKQRVSEQSDKLKRSFIQAMVLIAQQMPDSPTPKEVELVKDAIPHLIEVTQSLTESVKDEEMLWLLDRLGNFYKIQGLYKLAQPCFLRCLKVAKSRLGNDHPDVATSLNNLAGIYYAQGCYQEAEPFYLQALKLRKRLLGTNRPEVATTLNNLALLYYAQGRYQEAEPLYVEALKIRRRFQRNYSPDVAATLNNLALLYYAQGRYQEAEPLYMEALELRKSILGNNHLDVATTLNNLASLYDAQGRCQEAKTLFIQALKVSEQLLGSHHSNTIIFRKNLLTLQAKQEAGNSWLPKKFKKKILTLVRRRK is encoded by the coding sequence ATGGCTACATTGCAGCAATCCCTAGACACCGATTTTGTTGAGTCATCCGGCCTGTCAGGAGAGAAGGCTTGGGAACGACTAACAGAACTGGTGGGTACCGAACGACTTTCACGCCATAACTTATGGAAACAGCACCTTGTATCCCAACTCTGTGAATGGCTAGGTTATCAACCCTTGGGCCTAGAGTTTGTGGGGCGGTATTTAGCGGAAAACCCCAATTTGTCCTGGGGAAAAATGTTAAAGCAGCTGCAAGCCCAGCGACTGGAAGAAGAAGCGATAAATCCGTCAGAACTGGGAATACAGGCAACCCTTAATACAGCACATGGCGGAGTGAAAGCGGCATTTGAATTAATTTGGCAAAGCCTTGACCCGACGACGCAGCAGGTTGGGGAGTTCTTAAGTTTATTTGCACCGGAAATGATTCCCTGGCAACTCGTTGAGTTTGCCAGTAAACAGTTAAGTTGGGGAAAGGCAGACCTCAATCGAGCCAAACAGCAACTCTACAAGTGGCAACTCATTCAGTCGGTTGAAAATAGCAAAAATTCCTACAAAATACATCCTTTAATTCGGGAGTTTATCCAAGCTAAGCAACGAGTGTCCGAACAAAGCGACAAACTTAAACGGTCGTTTATCCAGGCCATGGTACTCATTGCACAACAAATGCCCGATTCCCCCACTCCCAAGGAGGTTGAATTAGTAAAAGATGCGATTCCTCATCTTATTGAAGTGACTCAATCACTGACGGAGTCGGTAAAAGATGAAGAGATGCTTTGGCTCCTTGATCGATTAGGTAACTTTTATAAAATTCAGGGATTATATAAACTCGCCCAGCCCTGTTTTTTAAGGTGCTTAAAGGTTGCCAAATCTCGCTTAGGCAATGACCATCCTGATGTTGCCACCAGTCTGAATAATCTGGCAGGAATTTACTATGCTCAAGGCTGTTACCAAGAAGCAGAACCCTTCTATCTGCAAGCTTTAAAGCTGAGAAAACGATTGTTGGGAACTAATCGGCCTGAGGTGGCGACAACGCTGAATAATCTGGCATTACTTTATTATGCCCAAGGACGCTATCAGGAGGCAGAACCTCTGTATGTGGAAGCGTTAAAAATCAGAAGACGCTTCCAGAGAAATTACTCCCCCGATGTCGCGGCCACGTTGAACAATCTGGCATTACTTTATTATGCCCAAGGACGCTATCAAGAGGCAGAACCTCTTTATATGGAAGCTTTAGAACTGAGAAAATCTATTTTAGGAAATAATCACCTTGATGTGGCGACAACACTCAATAATCTAGCCTCTCTATACGATGCTCAAGGACGCTGTCAGGAAGCAAAAACTCTGTTCATACAGGCTTTAAAGGTAAGCGAGCAACTTTTGGGCAGTCACCATTCTAATACTATTATTTTCCGGAAAAATTTGCTCACGCTTCAAGCTAAGCAGGAGGCTGGTAATTCCTGGCTACCAAAGAAGTTTAAGAAAAAGATTTTAACGTTGGTGCGGCGAAGAAAGTAA
- a CDS encoding histone deacetylase: MDLPIIYHPDYVAPLPEGHRFPMPKFGKLYEQLLNSRLATLDQFHTPEIPPTQWIELVHTPDYVQAYCQGTLDPKAQRRIGLPWSSALVKRTCTAVGGTLLTAQLALKYGLACNTAGGTHHAFPSYGSGFCIFNDLAIAARVLQQQGLAQKILILDLDVHQGDGTAFIFQDDSTVFTFSMHCEINFPSTKQTSDLDVPLPEGMEDDAYLQTLAQYLPDLLSEFQPDLVLYDAGVDPHTGDRLGKLALTDTGLYRREMQVLTTCVAAGYPVASVIGGGYADDFDALIYRHSLLHRAASQVYRQYRL; encoded by the coding sequence ATGGACTTACCCATCATCTACCATCCCGACTACGTCGCCCCCCTGCCCGAAGGGCACCGCTTCCCCATGCCTAAATTTGGGAAACTCTATGAACAACTCCTGAACTCGCGCCTTGCCACCCTAGACCAATTCCATACCCCCGAAATCCCCCCAACCCAATGGATCGAACTTGTCCATACCCCCGACTACGTCCAAGCTTACTGCCAAGGCACCCTCGACCCTAAAGCCCAACGGCGGATCGGATTACCCTGGAGTTCAGCCCTCGTCAAGCGTACCTGCACCGCCGTCGGCGGCACCCTCCTCACCGCCCAACTAGCCCTCAAGTATGGCTTAGCCTGTAATACCGCCGGAGGCACCCATCATGCCTTTCCTAGTTATGGCTCCGGTTTTTGTATCTTTAACGATTTAGCGATCGCAGCGCGTGTCCTACAACAACAGGGACTCGCCCAAAAAATTCTCATCCTCGACCTTGATGTCCACCAAGGAGACGGCACCGCCTTCATTTTCCAAGATGACTCAACCGTCTTCACCTTTTCCATGCACTGTGAAATCAACTTCCCCAGTACCAAACAAACCAGTGACTTAGATGTTCCTCTGCCCGAAGGCATGGAAGACGACGCCTACCTACAAACCCTCGCCCAATATCTCCCGGACTTACTGAGTGAATTTCAGCCTGATCTAGTGCTGTACGACGCTGGAGTTGACCCTCACACAGGCGATCGCTTAGGCAAATTAGCCCTCACCGATACCGGACTCTACCGCCGCGAAATGCAGGTTTTGACTACCTGTGTCGCCGCAGGCTATCCGGTTGCCAGCGTGATAGGTGGCGGCTATGCCGACGACTTCGATGCCCTCATCTACCGTCACTCCCTACTGCATCGCGCGGCGAGTCAGGTCTACCGTCAGTATCGACTTTAA
- a CDS encoding SWIM zinc finger family protein, translating into MTNYEIDSPPWWVQQWNDLLNSYRFKKRLERARKYAKEGNVLSIEFKGPEVLAKVQGTAPEPYELSLSIDPFTEEDWNYIVETMAQSAIYSAQLLAGEMPHNIEKVFTANGLSLFPFTLSDIRSRCSCPDPQNPCKHIGAVYYQLGDRFSEDPFVLFQLRGRSKEQILDNLRRLRSNGSEGQEPTTGVSATQLQVHESTPVIPNPSPGLDINQFWQYAEPLDSSLVVIAPPPDSRTVLDVLGTIPLASTDAQAVRQYLDNVYPTVAQQAVISALNRDE; encoded by the coding sequence GTGACTAACTACGAAATCGATTCTCCCCCTTGGTGGGTGCAACAGTGGAATGATTTACTCAACTCCTATCGCTTCAAAAAGCGTTTGGAGAGAGCGCGCAAATATGCCAAAGAAGGTAATGTTCTGAGTATTGAGTTTAAAGGGCCAGAAGTATTAGCGAAGGTACAAGGTACCGCGCCAGAGCCGTATGAACTTTCCTTGTCCATCGACCCTTTTACTGAGGAAGACTGGAATTATATTGTGGAAACAATGGCTCAGTCAGCAATTTACTCCGCTCAGCTATTAGCTGGCGAGATGCCCCACAATATCGAAAAAGTCTTTACAGCCAACGGGTTGAGCTTGTTTCCCTTTACCCTATCAGATATCCGTTCGCGGTGTAGTTGTCCTGACCCCCAAAATCCCTGTAAACACATAGGGGCTGTTTACTACCAATTAGGCGATCGCTTCAGCGAAGATCCTTTTGTCTTGTTCCAATTACGCGGACGTAGTAAAGAACAAATTTTAGATAACTTGCGTCGCTTGCGGAGTAACGGTTCAGAGGGGCAGGAGCCTACTACAGGCGTCTCAGCTACACAATTACAGGTACACGAGAGTACACCCGTCATCCCCAATCCTTCACCTGGGCTTGACATTAACCAATTTTGGCAATACGCTGAACCGCTCGATTCTTCCCTGGTGGTGATTGCACCACCACCAGACAGCCGCACTGTTCTCGATGTTTTAGGGACAATTCCCTTAGCCTCTACTGACGCTCAGGCCGTAAGACAGTACCTGGACAACGTTTATCCCACCGTAGCGCAGCAGGCTGTGATATCGGCGCTTAATCGAGACGAGTGA
- the gshA gene encoding glutamate--cysteine ligase has product MLLSKGLEIEMYTGTPQGDIVGLSDQIVASLDGFVREPDSRNVEYTTAPIYSYDRLLCAIVRPRQKLRAYLERLGDYTLLPGSTLSLGGSDRFYRSDPNNPYHDYIEHTYGTKVVTASIHINVGISDPELLMRACRLVRVEAPLYLALSASSPFLDGQPTGSHSTRWQVFPKTPADVPLFESHAHFIQWTEDQLKLGTMQNVRHLWASVRPNGNRRPYDLNRLELRICDLIVDPIALLSVMALVEARIAQLLADPTLDPLERSTFPASTRAADLVALTDANEAAAAQLSLEAELRHWQDGRKILARDWIEEIYPEAWAIAKQNGFSCFLSPLKKILREGNTAQQWLKRHASGLDSRVIIMQCIQAMTAQERDLEDKLCQLLVA; this is encoded by the coding sequence GTGCTTCTATCAAAAGGCTTGGAAATCGAAATGTACACGGGTACGCCCCAAGGCGATATTGTCGGTCTCTCTGACCAGATTGTGGCGTCCCTGGATGGATTTGTGCGGGAACCGGATAGCCGCAATGTAGAATACACCACTGCACCCATCTATTCTTATGATCGGCTCCTATGTGCCATCGTGCGCCCTCGGCAGAAATTACGAGCTTATCTAGAGCGCTTGGGCGATTACACCCTACTTCCCGGCAGCACCTTGTCTTTGGGTGGGAGCGATCGCTTTTACCGTTCCGACCCGAATAATCCCTACCACGACTACATCGAACACACCTACGGCACAAAAGTCGTTACAGCCAGCATCCACATCAACGTTGGCATCTCTGACCCAGAATTGCTGATGCGAGCGTGTCGTTTAGTACGAGTGGAAGCCCCCCTCTACCTCGCCCTCAGCGCCTCTTCTCCCTTTTTGGATGGACAACCGACCGGCTCTCATTCCACCCGTTGGCAAGTGTTTCCTAAAACCCCGGCAGACGTTCCCCTGTTTGAAAGTCATGCTCACTTTATCCAATGGACAGAAGACCAGCTTAAGCTGGGAACCATGCAAAATGTGCGTCACCTCTGGGCATCCGTTCGACCCAATGGCAATCGACGCCCCTATGACCTCAATCGCTTGGAACTGAGAATCTGTGACTTGATCGTAGACCCGATCGCTTTACTCTCGGTTATGGCTCTAGTGGAAGCTCGCATTGCTCAACTGCTCGCCGATCCCACGCTTGATCCGCTGGAGCGAAGTACATTCCCCGCCTCGACGCGTGCGGCTGACCTCGTGGCGCTGACTGATGCCAATGAAGCGGCTGCGGCTCAATTGAGCTTGGAGGCTGAACTCAGGCATTGGCAGGATGGGAGAAAGATTTTGGCGCGGGATTGGATTGAGGAAATTTATCCAGAGGCTTGGGCGATTGCGAAACAAAACGGATTCAGTTGTTTCCTCTCACCGCTCAAGAAAATTCTCCGGGAGGGTAATACTGCTCAGCAGTGGTTAAAACGCCACGCCAGTGGACTCGACAGTCGTGTCATCATCATGCAATGCATCCAAGCCATGACGGCTCAAGAACGGGATCTTGAGGATAAGTTATGTCAGCTATTAGTGGCTTAG
- a CDS encoding nuclear transport factor 2 family protein, whose product MESRPPLPPFTLSTAKAKVQAAEDAWNTRDPERVSLAYTEDSVWRNRAEFFTGREKIREFLTRKWNTELDYRLKKELWSFTDNRISVKFEYEYHTDSGQWYRAYGNEQWEFADNGLMRRREASINDLPIQESERKFR is encoded by the coding sequence ATGGAAAGTAGACCTCCCTTGCCTCCGTTTACTCTCTCTACAGCTAAAGCCAAAGTACAAGCGGCTGAAGATGCTTGGAACACCCGCGATCCCGAACGAGTATCCCTGGCTTACACCGAAGATTCGGTCTGGCGAAACCGGGCAGAATTCTTCACCGGACGGGAAAAGATTCGAGAATTTCTCACCCGCAAGTGGAACACCGAACTAGACTATCGGCTCAAGAAAGAATTGTGGAGCTTCACCGACAACCGTATCTCCGTTAAATTTGAGTACGAGTATCACACGGATTCGGGTCAGTGGTATCGTGCCTATGGCAATGAGCAGTGGGAGTTTGCTGATAACGGACTGATGCGACGAAGGGAAGCTAGTATCAATGATTTGCCCATTCAGGAGTCGGAACGTAAGTTTCGTTGA
- a CDS encoding DEAD/DEAH box helicase — protein sequence MAILQGSWISGGASGHLFIWGETWRTKASLGSSSANGALSHPLAMTQAELTSFLRFHRLSIDQFVETSGSSRSGRHQQVQQSQLNKWQAKVIALPTQTASQEGAYPLLSTQRLLDNSDDPPLEWQLWRVEGFCLESAEAVKLLQALPLGSFQAADAYVGGSLRFWSQVMRWSLDLLSRCKFLPGFYRQPNGEAVARWQPLLDSAVDQTRLEKFTQLMPSSCRAYQELGTGDGGQGGQGRELAALSSPSPISPEELLLAFLSSVVDVQVRHWVQAQALPEAESTVQEWLRRLSTTSDSFEASPEAVARLEAALQTWTTPLQQNLVAPTSQGLRQNLWRTCFALKPPASGEANWQLEYCLQAVDHPDFLVDAKTIWSQPAEQLQYQGRTIEQPQETFLRGLGLATRLYPPIEPSLHQPRPQSCQLTPIEVYEFIRASAWRLQDNGLGIVLPPGLAPGAGAKRLGISISAEVAQSKKKERLGLQSLLKFKWDLAIGDKTISKKEFDRLMSLQSPIVEVGGEWIALQPSDVKAAQAIFATSQEQMTLRVEDALRLSTGDTTTLAKLPVVKFEASGALQELITNLTGNQSVQLIETPEGFHGTLRPYQLRGASWLAFLERWGLGACLADDMGLGKTPQLIAFLLHLQEQGVLEEPTLVVCPTSVLGNWEREVKKFGSSLKVIVHHGDKRLKGKAFARAVKDKQLVITSYPLVYRDATTLEDISWQGVVLDEAQNIKNSSAKQSKAARELKAGFRIALTGTPIENRLSELWSILDFLNPGYLGNQQFFQRRFAMPIEKFGDRDSLQTLRSLVQPFILRRLKTDKDIIQDLPEKQEMNIFCGLSAEQATLYQKLVDESLIEIESSEGIKRRGLILTLLLRLKQVCNHPAQYLKEKDLGAAKRSGKLLRLQEMLEEAISEGDRALIFTQFAEWGKLLQPYLEKQLGWETLFLYGSTKKQQREEIVDRFQNDPEGPRILLLSLKAGGTGLNLTRANHVFHVDRWWNPAVENQATDRAFRIGQTRNVQVHKFVCNGTLEERINDIIESKKQLAEQTVGAGEDWLTDMDTDQLRSLLLLDRNAVIDD from the coding sequence ATGGCGATTTTACAGGGCAGTTGGATATCGGGTGGAGCTAGTGGGCATCTCTTCATTTGGGGGGAAACTTGGCGCACAAAGGCGTCTTTAGGGTCTTCATCTGCAAATGGTGCGTTATCTCATCCCTTGGCAATGACGCAGGCGGAATTAACGTCTTTTTTGCGTTTTCATCGTCTTTCTATCGATCAATTTGTAGAAACCTCTGGGAGTTCTCGCTCAGGTCGCCATCAGCAGGTGCAACAGAGTCAACTCAACAAATGGCAAGCGAAAGTTATCGCTTTACCGACTCAAACGGCATCTCAGGAAGGGGCATACCCCCTACTATCTACCCAACGCCTGTTAGACAATAGCGATGACCCACCTCTGGAATGGCAACTCTGGAGAGTCGAAGGGTTTTGTCTGGAATCAGCGGAGGCTGTAAAACTCCTACAAGCGCTACCGCTTGGATCTTTTCAAGCCGCTGACGCTTATGTGGGAGGCTCACTCCGCTTTTGGTCACAAGTTATGCGGTGGAGTTTGGATCTGCTCAGTCGATGTAAGTTTTTACCGGGATTCTACAGACAACCCAACGGCGAGGCTGTTGCGCGTTGGCAACCCCTACTCGACAGTGCTGTAGACCAAACGCGTTTAGAAAAGTTTACCCAACTCATGCCCTCGTCTTGTCGAGCTTATCAGGAACTGGGGACGGGAGACGGAGGACAAGGAGGACAAGGCAGAGAATTGGCGGCTTTATCCTCCCCATCTCCCATCTCCCCTGAGGAATTACTGCTAGCTTTCTTGAGTAGTGTCGTCGATGTTCAGGTGCGTCATTGGGTACAAGCTCAGGCGCTTCCAGAGGCTGAATCCACGGTACAGGAGTGGCTGCGAAGGCTCTCTACAACCTCTGATTCCTTTGAGGCATCTCCCGAAGCAGTGGCACGACTAGAAGCCGCTTTGCAAACCTGGACAACTCCACTCCAACAAAACTTAGTCGCACCCACCTCCCAAGGCTTAAGACAAAATCTATGGCGCACCTGCTTTGCGCTCAAACCCCCAGCTTCGGGCGAAGCCAATTGGCAGTTGGAATACTGCTTGCAAGCCGTTGATCATCCAGACTTTTTGGTGGATGCCAAAACCATTTGGAGCCAGCCAGCCGAGCAATTGCAATATCAAGGACGAACAATTGAGCAGCCTCAGGAGACCTTCCTGAGAGGTTTAGGGTTGGCTACCCGCCTCTATCCCCCCATCGAACCCAGCTTGCATCAACCCCGTCCTCAGTCTTGCCAGCTAACACCCATTGAGGTGTATGAGTTCATTCGCGCGAGTGCTTGGCGGTTACAAGACAATGGTTTAGGAATTGTCCTGCCACCCGGATTAGCGCCGGGAGCAGGAGCCAAACGCCTGGGAATTAGCATTAGTGCCGAGGTGGCGCAATCGAAGAAGAAAGAGCGTTTGGGCTTGCAAAGCCTGCTCAAGTTCAAATGGGATCTCGCCATTGGCGATAAAACGATCTCGAAAAAAGAGTTTGATCGCCTAATGTCGCTTCAGTCTCCGATTGTAGAAGTCGGTGGCGAGTGGATAGCACTCCAACCTTCCGATGTGAAAGCGGCTCAAGCTATTTTTGCCACCTCCCAAGAGCAGATGACGCTGCGTGTAGAAGATGCTTTGCGCCTAAGTACGGGTGACACCACTACGCTGGCGAAACTGCCGGTGGTTAAATTTGAGGCATCTGGTGCCTTGCAAGAGTTAATTACCAATCTCACGGGTAATCAGTCGGTTCAGCTGATTGAGACGCCAGAAGGTTTTCATGGGACGTTACGACCTTACCAATTACGAGGCGCTAGTTGGCTAGCGTTCCTAGAACGATGGGGTTTGGGTGCTTGTCTCGCGGACGACATGGGCCTTGGGAAAACGCCCCAGCTCATCGCTTTTCTACTGCATTTACAAGAGCAGGGAGTGTTAGAGGAACCAACGCTTGTGGTTTGCCCAACTTCGGTGTTAGGCAACTGGGAACGGGAAGTCAAGAAATTTGGTTCCTCTTTAAAAGTAATCGTTCACCATGGCGATAAACGACTCAAAGGGAAAGCATTTGCTAGAGCCGTTAAGGATAAGCAATTGGTTATTACCAGCTATCCCCTGGTGTATCGAGATGCCACAACCCTTGAAGATATTTCCTGGCAAGGTGTGGTGTTGGATGAAGCACAAAATATTAAAAATTCATCAGCGAAGCAATCAAAAGCTGCCAGGGAACTCAAGGCAGGATTTCGGATTGCCTTAACGGGGACACCCATAGAAAATCGCTTGTCGGAATTGTGGTCAATTTTAGATTTCCTCAATCCGGGGTATTTGGGCAATCAGCAATTTTTTCAGCGCCGATTTGCTATGCCCATTGAAAAGTTTGGAGATAGGGATTCGTTACAAACGTTGCGATCGCTGGTTCAACCTTTCATTCTCCGCCGTCTCAAAACTGACAAAGACATCATTCAAGACTTGCCTGAAAAACAGGAGATGAATATCTTCTGTGGTCTCTCGGCGGAACAAGCAACCCTTTATCAAAAGTTGGTAGATGAGTCTTTAATTGAGATTGAATCATCTGAAGGTATTAAGCGTCGTGGGTTGATTTTGACATTGCTTCTAAGACTCAAGCAGGTCTGTAATCACCCAGCACAATACCTGAAAGAGAAAGACTTAGGTGCTGCCAAGCGCTCAGGGAAATTACTCCGATTACAGGAAATGTTGGAAGAGGCGATTTCAGAAGGCGACAGAGCGTTAATTTTCACTCAATTTGCTGAATGGGGCAAACTTCTTCAACCTTATTTAGAGAAACAATTGGGCTGGGAAACGTTGTTCTTGTATGGTTCAACAAAAAAACAACAACGAGAGGAGATAGTTGACCGTTTCCAAAACGACCCTGAAGGCCCACGTATTCTACTTCTTTCTCTCAAAGCGGGTGGCACAGGTCTTAATTTAACACGGGCAAATCATGTATTCCATGTTGATCGATGGTGGAATCCAGCCGTAGAAAATCAAGCCACTGACCGGGCTTTTCGGATTGGTCAAACTCGAAATGTTCAGGTGCATAAATTTGTCTGTAATGGCACTTTGGAAGAGCGAATTAACGACATTATTGAGAGCAAGAAACAGCTAGCCGAACAAACCGTCGGTGCGGGGGAAGATTGGTTAACGGATATGGATACAGACCAGTTGCGATCGCTCTTACTGCTCGACCGCAATGCGGTGATTGATGATTAA